The sequence aacgtaaatatattcaaacacttctcgtaatgtacaaatacgcaaaggcaactacaaaaaattatacaaataagaactttatacctcaaagccgtaaaatacttttccttagtagttcggacaattcagggtttatattgactatcgcgagtcattaactcgttcacagtcgatacgtattgagtcgtcgagttgcacaattttaccaaagttataatacattttttatcataaagagcttgacttcggaagagatcgaacttatgcatccatttttacagcaatatcatccatatgtggttaaaatgcaaagcaaaactcttctaccacaatatttgggaatgtatagaaaaaactcttgaaagcggtcaacaatagtttgtggttatgcgcaatgtatttggttctcatcttgacttgaacttgaaaggtattgccgtggatcgcgaagcgtcagaaaagcaattataaaagtgtttacatacttataaagattataacgaattttataaagctaaaagtaagagttgaaattgaggaggaagtcaaaaagaaattattagacacattgtcaagtgatgctgattctatgctattcgctcttagtcgacatacatgactgctttCGTGTCGAAGAGGAAGCAGTGCAGGGCGAAAGGTCTCAAAAGGTcgaaaacagcgaatacgaggattgtgatgatatattttattgacattaaagctaaagctgttaagtatagaattaatgtcgatgaaatttctacttatgatcccgaacaatatgccaaaagatgtctaaacttcatggaatttaagagaattttatttgaattaacaatataaaaaataatagtaacatttgtaaggttcgcaatgttgctttgttaagaaattgtttgtcactgtattgaaattgtgatttgaatcataaattgagtacgttttcgtctttatgcgtaagaatttttcagtatattgaaaattttactctaatataatttaatgtaaacgttagccacagaaacgagtggaggggtctgctggtataaaataaagactaatatctgaaaataaaatattaatttatttaataaaataaatgtcaccatagccctgcatcgataatgatttttatctaagaaaaatatatatgaaactccctaaataattattgaagttgaacaatacaaataattgaaggaaaaactaagttcgggtgcaaaaaaaaaaatacttatagtccataaaatgaatatcttaaactttcttaatattatctttatacaacctttttagagggtatttgttttatgcattttgggtatttatttattttggttcttttcatatgtttgcaaaatatctgatatgttcacagccggtgagtgggccacgccatttgtttgaaaacatctgtgtttgaaaaacacccactgtgcacaaaaacaacaaataaacaatccaacactaaattatctaaaaaaaagttaagaaaaaaacattacaaacacctgccgtaatgtgtaaatatttaaaagccaactatggtacacacgcacaaaccgacaaaatgaaaatatgcaaacaaacgtgaatatattcaaacacttgtacaaatactcaaagctaactagaataaattatacaaaaaagaactttatacctcaaagccgaagaatacttttccttagtagttcgaaacttgcgtgaacaattcagggtttatgttgactatcgcgagtcattaactcgttcacagtcaattcgtattgaatcgtcgagttgcacaattttaccacagttataatacattttttatcataaagagcttgacttcggaagagatcgaacttatgcatccatttttacagcaatatcatccatatgtggttaaaatgcaaagcaaaactcttctaccacaatatttgggaatgtattatggatgtgaaatacagtttttgtcacaaaatgctgtgctcgggtataaaaatttttggatttcgttatctgctagactttccttttgataaatgctcgcactccatcgacggctccttgcaaaaaaattatattctaaaaaagagtatttagtatttaattattttatataatcaaccaggctttataatataaatttgattttaaactgagagcagttaccttaaataaaataaatattttagaaaagcaactaaaggatttcttaattttagttaagagatttatcaagaaaataatatgtcatgcgttaacttgtcacttttaaaagcaaacgattttctcctgacaacctagttgaaatgagcacccttattttgatttgtaagcctataattttcgccaaaatctatttgaatagctatttcagtggaatttaaagtttggtttttgctcatatgtaaataattaatgtaaatgtatatatttacatacttaagtcaattttataagacaaaaaataattttcaatttttaaattccacacctacgatgtcgcacgtgaccaattttaaggagttaccaaaaccacaaatcttctgattttttaacaatattaatattattatattaatttaatataaataaatttaaatattttcctacgaaaatatgcaaaaactttgtaattctattaatgtttaatattttgtctgtggtggaccttctggcggaaatgctcatatcccgaatttcattaaaataggtggagtggtttctgagatatggtttatgacctataatgggcgacgtcatttatttgaaaacatctgtgtttaaaaaacacacacacacaaacaacaaatgaaccaacatatcgttcatttacatgaatagtgtcataatagCAAACTGtacacaaagcaaactacaataaattatacaaaaaataactttacactttaaagtCGCAGAATACTGTCCCTTAGTATATCGCGGTCGActgtagtatactatcccaaaatttggatgataaaatgggtaccgttggaaagaggtgattctccagattaagagatattccagatattcgcacttgaacgtgtatcttgaattttcccgatatatattgaagtttttattaatattttgcactctttattcacttacactttaccacatagtttctgcacatttatttttttttttaattatgacgaaaagagatgtaaataaatatttaacattttacataaatcttcatttcaagaataacaaaatggttgcaggttgacaagtaataagtgttgctattttattgccattattcatatgttaacagaatataggtaaacaaaaacggtcaccaaagcagctaatagcgtttttagacaggagctaattgatcaatttaaaggcctctgctcgatttaaacgcttattaagatcgatttaccatgcaaaataaaatctctatttattttaaattgaatttaaatcgacttgaaaatcaaattccactcttcgacaaagacgtacgatatacattccttgtctgcgattggttgaatcttttgataaaaagctacgctagatgtcgctgctgaaaaatattaatcagctgatgaaacttaccaacttcttatgaaaagcaaaaacaacaatgtagaacagctgatcggttatcgagttctcggttgcctataggcaacattgtacttaccggcttctaaatcttgttacttaaatttttttgaccaccagttttttcagttatgtagacttatgtgctgtgcaagcttacagtaacattttctgttatgagctctgcacgtattcattcagtactgtatgtcaagaaacagtttacacatagaaaataaatacactttttcactttccgcagcaaaatttttactttttacttaagttcaacatattttttttaatcagggatggttacttacagtatttgaAGAGATGTGAtgtaaaaaaagctgcgaaagcaatgcaaaaaccaaccaagaacaacaaaaaacaaaaatcattcaattttgttagtgtcaagaaaaactttacacacttcgattattttacttgttaagcacgtgttatacagttaaccgtacttcaccgttacctattcttcgtaaaggcatctacaatgaatttgtcaattagttggtgattaatttttgctttttttcatatctgaattacccattattgtcgttttaatattccatgcaaagggtttagtttgaagaggtccaactattgccccataatccccaatggggtaaaaacgtttgagatctaacagtaatgttttctttaaccctctaaatagtgtaaaatggctaaaattgatcggataatatggaaatacaagaaccaaagccagaaaaaggccctaaattataaataagtggacatgtacagtgcttaacgtctcgaaaacttgacaaattccaaaaatttcgatcagtgttctaacgaaagagttctaggaagagtgcaatattcagatttctcatgaaactgcgcgacaaaacatgctacgattgatttattttaaagcaaagtgaactatataaataagtaaagattagagagtcattaaaaacaaaaaattcatgagaaaagtgttaactttatttataacaatttatttttgcttataagcaacatcctgtaactaatgaccaggatacataggactttgaaatttttatcacttcatattttagttaagtctaatatatatctgtactaaaaaaaatgttagcttctCACATTTTAATTCgtgcatgagagggttaattgtgatcccgaacaatgatgataaacgatttctagacttcatggaattcaagagaattttatttgagttaacaacataaaaaaataatagtaatatttgtaaggttctcattattgccttattaagaaatttttggtcattgtattgaaatattttgatacttgTAATTGATTTGAACCATATTTAGTCCGTGTCATCgggctgttatgaaaatagtatataccgaatttcattaaaatcggtgagATAGtatctgagatatagttttttaccAATAAGTTGGCGACGTCATTTGTTTGGGAACATATgcgtttgaaaaacacccactgtgcacaaaaaccaCAAGTGTACAAACATATTTTGTCGCACCAAATCCAGCTCAATACgaaccctgccagccaggcctaaccactttaccctcatgtttcttcaattactaacaccaacgcacacgttttcaaaaaaaaaaaataattattattatttagttaatctttttaccttcaattaacttttttttagaatttataattacaaatatttaattactatattttttaaattttataataattattatataattaatctttttttaccttcaattaacattttttcagaatttataattacaaatatataattaatttttttcatattttataattattattgtttaattaataatttttcagctttggctggcagggaaattatgagaaaaaaacaaatttcaaaaaaaaaaatcttacacacacctgccgtaatatttaaatgccaaccatgaaacaacacagaaaccgacaaatatgaaaatatacaaacaaacgtaaatatattcaaacacttctcgtaatgtacaaatacgcaaaggcaactacaacaaattatacaaataagaactttatacctcaaagccgtaaaatacttttccttagtagttcggacaattcagggtttatattgactatcgcgagtcattaactcgttcacagtcgatacgtattgagtcgtcgagttgcacaattttaccaaagttataatacattttttatcataaagagcttgacttcgaacttatgcatccatttttacagcaatatcatccatatgtggttaaaatgcaaagcaaaactcttctaccacaatatttgggaatgtatagaaaaaactcttgaaagcggtcaacaatagtttgtggttatgcgcaatgtatttggttctcatcttgacttgaacttgaaaggtattgccgtggatcgcgaagcgtcagaaaagcaattataaaattataattttataaagctaaaagtaagaattgaaattgaggaggaagtcaaaaagaaattattagacacattgtcaagtgatgctgattctatgctattcgctcttagtcgacatacatgactgctttCGTGTCGTGTCGAAGCAGGTCGAAAggtctcaaccgtctggacgcagcgaaaacagcgaatacgaggattgtgatgaaatattttattgacattaaagctaaagctgttaagtatagaattaatgtcgatgaaatttctacttatgatcccgaacaatatgccaaaagatgtctaaacttcatggaatttaagagaattttatttgaattaacaatataaaaaataatagtaacatttgtaaggttcgcaatgttgctttgttaagaaattgtttgtcactgtattgaaattgtgatttgaatcataaattgagtacgttttcgtctttatgcgtaagaatttttcagtatattgaaaattttactctaatataatttaatgtaaacgttagccacagaaacgagtggaggggtctgctggtataaaataaagactaatatctgaaaataaaatattaatttatttaataaaataaatgtcaccatagccctgcatcgataatgatttttatctaagaaaaatatatatgaaactccctaaataattattgaagttgaacaatacaaataattgaaggaaaagctaagttcgggtgcaaaaaaaaaatacttatagtccataaaatgaatatcttaaactttcttaatattatctttatacaacctttttagagggtatttgttttatgcattttgggtatttatttattttggttcttttcatatgtttgcaaaatatctgatatgttcacagccggtgagtgggccacgccatttgtttgaaaacatctgtgtttgaaaaacacccactgtgcacaaaaacaacaaataaacaatccaacactaaattatctaaaaaaaagttaagaaaaaaacattacaaacacctgccgtaatgtgtaaatatttaaaagccaactatggtacacacgcacaaaccgacaaaatgaaaatatgcaaacaaacgtgaatatattaaaacacttgaacaaatactcaaagctaGGGCTTATTCGAGGCACTCCATAACTGCGACAATATTGCAGCCCTGATACTCAATTTGCAACACTGTTGCAGATGCTCAGCTGATACTTAagcaaaataattgcaacattttgcgCGAATTGTTTGACCGAATTTGAACGTTAAaccatgaattttttaataaatatagcgATAGATAATTTTGAGAGCAGTGATTATAATTTGCTGTTTAAGaatggaaaaaatagaaaacgaaattttttaagaaatagaaAGTGGTTCCTcgctgaaatttcaaaaaagcgGGCAGTGACGAAGATGGCAAAGGTTTGGAAAACAATTCCATTATACCATGATGATACATATTTTACGCATTTTCGCATGACTCGTGAAACGTTTGCAGTaagtattttttactttttggaagtacttaataaataaatttgtcttAGGACTTGAAAAATGCGTTAGAGCCTTTTTGGTCAACACCGCACGGTGAATATTCCTTGGAACATTCCTTGCATATGACACTTTGGAAGCTAAGCAACAGTAGAGTCACATATCGCGAGCTTGCCGATAGATTTAATGTTGGGCAAGGAACTGCCCACAAACTTTTCCTCAAAACAATCAAGACAATCTGCAAACTTAAAAACGAAATATATTGGCCGTCAGTTTCacagcagaaaaaaataatggaaaacttTCAAACAAGCCGGGTAAATTCATTTCCTTTTGTTGTCGGATGCTTAGATGGAACGCATTTCAAAATTAACACTCCTCAGACAGATGCAATTAGTTATTATGACCGTAAAGGAAATTTTTCAGTTATTATGCAGGTATGTACTTGGCTTATAGATCTGTTTTAATatagatgttatttattcaattatataGGCCATATGCGACAGTAAGTTCTGTTTTTTAGATGTGTTCATCGGCTACCCAGGTAGCTGCCATGATGCCAATGTGTGGAAAAATAGTCCACTTTACAAAGGGATCACATCTGGACAAATAAAACTTGCGAAAGATGCAATTATTCTAGCCGATTCAGCATATCCTGTTTCAAGATACTTAATTGCTCCTTTTAGAGATAACGGACATCTTTCCAGAGAGGAAAAACAATTCAACTATTATATGAGTTCAACCCGAGTATTTATCGAGCAAACATTTGGAATTTTCAGGGCTAAGTTCAAAATATTGAATCATATTGATGTGCGAAATATAGAAGACATATCAACTGTGATATTAGCTTGCgcaattttacataattttatactACGAAGCAATCCGGCTCATTCTGAAGACAATCATACGAGTATGccagaaaatttagaaaactcAAATGACCACGATATGATTGAACTACCTGAAAATATAAATGACACTAATGAAGGAATTATCAGACGAAATAACTTGAAAAtgctatttatttcataaaagtattatttaaattatgtataatgtatatatgtacatatatgtattagttaatttaattgaaaccaCCTCCCCTAGAATACTAAACCATTTTCTAtttccttttttaaataaaacattaattaattaataaacatttattttattgaaaataggaacttctttttaaaattatatggaataagaatatatattacatgaatataaacataaagtttattaaaaaatgaacatgaatgaatgaataggAACTTGTTTttactaataatatatattacatgaatataaacataaagtttattaaaaaatgaacactttttatttttggcacaaTCCCTCCAAAACTTGCCGCAAGTCCAACATTGCTTTTATCCTCTCCTTGTCAACTAGCAATTTTTCCTTTTCGATCAGCATAGTTTCTTCGTGCCGAATCTGCTCCTTCCGCGcttcttctttaaaaaaatccaaTGTCTCAGATGCAATAGTTTTTGGTCGTTTTTTCCGGCTGACACCTTCTGCCTCGCTTTCTTCCGCGCACCTTTCCTCCTCACTCACTCCACTTTCGACTAAAGATTGCAGTGAGCTCTGGAGGTTTCTTATGGGAGGCTCAATGGAGTGCCTATTACCAAACACGCTgtcaaaatctttaaaatattcccATGTCGTGGCACCTCGACCTGTCGCGTCGTTGCGTTTTTTAATCCTCTTATACGtcgcaaacaaatttaaaaatttcctttGCATAAACTCCTTTGTTTGGGACACTTCGGGATTTATTAAACGCATATTATCGACGACCTTACCCCATAGGACGGACTCAATGGAGTGCCTATTACCAAACACGCTgtcaaaatctttaaaatattcccATGTCGTGGCACCTCGACCTGTCGCGTCGTTGCGTTTTTTAATCCTCTTATACGtcgcaaacaaatttaaaaatttcctttGCATAAACTCCTTTGTTTGGGACACTTCGGGATTTATTAAACGCATATTATCGACGACCTTACCCCATAGGACGGACTTTTTCCTCCTCCCGCCAGCAAACTCGGGCTCCAGGTCAAGCCGGGACCTTACTAGCAGTTGAGTAACCggtgaatttaatttttcactgaaaatataaaatacgataatgtatttttccatattcaagtgaatataataat comes from Zeugodacus cucurbitae isolate PBARC_wt_2022May chromosome Y, idZeuCucr1.2, whole genome shotgun sequence and encodes:
- the LOC128923453 gene encoding putative nuclease HARBI1, which encodes MNFLINIAIDNFESSDYNLLFKNGKNRKRNFLRNRKWFLAEISKKRAVTKMAKVWKTIPLYHDDTYFTHFRMTRETFADLKNALEPFWSTPHGEYSLEHSLHMTLWKLSNSRVTYRELADRFNVGQGTAHKLFLKTIKTICKLKNEIYWPSVSQQKKIMENFQTSRVNSFPFVVGCLDGTHFKINTPQTDAISYYDRKGNFSVIMQAICDSKFCFLDVFIGYPGSCHDANVWKNSPLYKGITSGQIKLAKDAIILADSAYPVSRYLIAPFRDNGHLSREEKQFNYYMSSTRVFIEQTFGIFRAKFKILNHIDVRNIEDISTVILACAILHNFILRSNPAHSEDNHTSMPENLENSNDHDMIELPENINDTNEGIIRRNNLKMLFIS
- the LOC128923463 gene encoding uncharacterized protein LOC128923463 encodes the protein MEEESEKLNSPVTQLLVRSRLDLEPEFAGGRRKKSVLWGKVVDNMRLINPEVSQTKEFMQRKFLNLFATYKRIKKRNDATGRGATTWEYFKDFDSVFGNRHSIESVLWGKVVDNMRLINPEVSQTKEFMQRKFLNLFATYKRIKKRNDATGRGATTWEYFKDFDSVFGNRHSIEPPIRNLQSSLQSLVESGVSEEERCAEESEAEGVSRKKRPKTIASETLDFFKEEARKEQIRHEETMLIEKEKLLVDKERIKAMLDLRQVLEGLCQK